In the genome of Salmo trutta chromosome 18, fSalTru1.1, whole genome shotgun sequence, one region contains:
- the LOC115153074 gene encoding calmodulin, translating into MADQLTEEQIAEFKEAFSLFDKDGDGTITTKELGTVMRSLGQNPTEAELQDMINEVDADGNGTIDFPEFLTMMARKMKDTDSEEEIREAFRVFDKDGNGYISAAELRHVMTNLGEKLTDEEVDEMIREADIDGDGQVNYEEFVQMMTAK; encoded by the exons AGTTCAAAGAGGCTTTCTCGCTCTTTGACAAGGATGGCGATGGCACCATCACCACCAAAGAGCTGGGCACTGTCATGCGCTCTCTTGGCCAAAACCCCACAGAGGCTGAGCTGCAGGACATGATCAACGAGGTGGATGCTGATG GTAATGGAACGATAGACTTCCCAGAGTTCCTAACCATGATGGCGAGGAAGATGAAGGACACCGACAGTGAGGAGGAGATCAGAGAAGCATTCCGTGTCTTTGACAAG GATGGGAACGGTTACATCAGTGCTGCTGAGCTACGCCACGTGATGACAAACCTTGGGGAGAAGCTGACTGATGAAGAAGTTGATGAGATGATTAGAGAAGCAGACATTGATGGTGATGGCCAGGTCAACTATGAAG AGTTCGTACAAATGATGACGGCGAAGTGA